Proteins from a single region of Methanoculleus horonobensis:
- the ribC gene encoding riboflavin synthase has product MKIGIADTTFARIDMGGIAADEIRRHASVGLERYVVPGIKDLPVACKKLIEERGCDLVMALGMPGGAEKDKVCAHEASQGLIICQLMTNRHIIEVFVHEDEAKDGKELAWLMEQRTREHAVNAVRLALRPKELEKLAGTGQRQGFEDVGPARL; this is encoded by the coding sequence ATGAAGATCGGGATCGCCGACACAACGTTCGCCCGCATAGACATGGGCGGGATTGCCGCGGACGAGATCCGCAGACACGCGAGCGTGGGGCTCGAGCGCTACGTCGTCCCCGGGATCAAGGATCTCCCGGTGGCGTGCAAGAAGCTGATCGAGGAGCGGGGATGCGACCTCGTGATGGCGCTCGGGATGCCCGGGGGGGCGGAGAAGGACAAGGTCTGCGCTCACGAGGCCTCCCAGGGCCTCATCATCTGCCAGCTGATGACGAACAGGCACATCATCGAGGTCTTCGTCCACGAGGACGAGGCAAAAGACGGAAAGGAACTTGCCTGGCTAATGGAGCAGCGAACCCGCGAGCACGCGGTGAACGCCGTGCGGCTCGCGCTCCGCCCGAAGGAACTCGAGAAGCTCGCCGGAACCGGCCAGCGGCAGGGGTTCGAGGATGTCGGGCCCGCACGCCTCTAA
- the ribH gene encoding 6,7-dimethyl-8-ribityllumazine synthase: protein MTIKLGFVVAEFNRDITYMMEIEAREHAGFLDAEVADTIYVPGAYDMPLAIKKLLEQSEIDAVVTIGCVIEGATQHDEIVVQHAARKIIDLSLEFGKPVALGISGPGMTRMEATERIDYAKRAVESAVKMVQRLG, encoded by the coding sequence ATGACGATAAAACTTGGATTCGTCGTCGCGGAGTTCAACCGCGACATCACCTATATGATGGAGATCGAGGCCCGGGAACACGCCGGATTCCTCGACGCGGAGGTTGCCGACACGATCTACGTCCCCGGCGCCTACGACATGCCGCTCGCGATCAAGAAACTGCTCGAGCAGAGCGAGATCGACGCGGTCGTCACCATCGGCTGTGTCATCGAGGGTGCCACCCAGCACGACGAGATCGTCGTCCAGCACGCGGCGCGTAAGATCATCGACCTCTCCCTTGAGTTCGGAAAGCCCGTCGCTCTCGGCATCTCCGGGCCGGGGATGACCCGGATGGAAGCGACCGAGCGGATCGACTATGCGAAGCGCGCAGTCGAGTCGGCCGTGAAGATGGTTCAGCGATTGGGATGA
- a CDS encoding pyridoxal phosphate-dependent aminotransferase, whose amino-acid sequence MRSLSEKVAAIAPSATIEISNAAKRMAQEGVDVISLSIGEPDFDTPEHIKDACIGALRRGETHYAPSAGIPALTAAIAAKIGRENAVPAKPDEVIVTCGAKDAIYEAMEAVLNPGDEVLILDPAWVSYEPCSQLAGAVARHHPLSTETFQVDDTLLEAVGSRTKMIVVNSPSNPSGAVLDRDSLRLIADICRDHDIYALSDEIYEKLVYGKEHVSLASLPEMAERTITINGFSKAYAMTGWRIGYAVAPRPILRQMEKVQQHTISHPTTFAMFGAVAALEGPQDCVEAMRREFERRRDYLIPALRDLGYATAPADGAFYAYVQVDGDDMAVARSWLHDLHVAVTPGTAFGTPGWLRLSYATSMGNLEEAVERIARA is encoded by the coding sequence ATGAGGAGCCTCTCGGAGAAGGTTGCGGCCATCGCTCCTTCTGCGACGATCGAGATCTCGAACGCCGCAAAGCGGATGGCGCAGGAGGGCGTCGACGTCATCAGCCTCTCCATCGGGGAGCCGGACTTCGACACCCCCGAGCACATCAAGGACGCCTGCATCGGCGCCCTCCGCCGGGGCGAGACGCATTACGCCCCGAGCGCGGGGATACCCGCGCTGACGGCCGCGATCGCGGCGAAGATCGGCCGCGAGAACGCCGTCCCCGCAAAGCCCGACGAGGTGATCGTCACCTGCGGGGCGAAAGACGCCATCTACGAGGCGATGGAGGCCGTCCTGAACCCGGGCGACGAGGTGCTCATCCTCGATCCGGCATGGGTATCCTACGAGCCCTGCAGTCAGCTTGCAGGCGCCGTCGCCCGGCACCACCCGCTCTCGACAGAGACCTTCCAGGTCGACGACACCCTTCTTGAGGCCGTCGGTTCCCGGACGAAGATGATCGTGGTCAACTCCCCCTCGAATCCCTCCGGCGCGGTGCTCGATAGAGACTCGCTCCGGCTCATCGCCGATATCTGCCGTGACCACGACATCTACGCGCTCTCAGACGAGATCTACGAGAAACTGGTCTACGGGAAGGAGCACGTCTCCCTCGCCTCCCTCCCGGAGATGGCGGAGCGGACGATCACGATCAACGGGTTCTCGAAGGCCTATGCGATGACCGGGTGGCGGATCGGCTACGCAGTCGCTCCCCGGCCGATCCTCCGGCAGATGGAGAAGGTGCAGCAGCACACCATATCGCACCCGACGACGTTTGCAATGTTCGGCGCCGTCGCGGCGCTCGAGGGTCCCCAGGACTGCGTGGAAGCAATGCGCCGCGAGTTCGAGCGCCGGCGCGACTACCTCATTCCGGCGCTCCGCGATCTCGGCTACGCCACCGCCCCGGCCGACGGTGCCTTCTACGCCTACGTGCAGGTCGACGGCGACGATATGGCGGTCGCCCGGTCGTGGCTCCACGATCTCCACGTGGCGGTCACCCCGGGAACCGCGTTCGGCACTCCCGGCTGGCTCCGACTCTCCTACGCGACCTCGATGGGGAACCTCGAGGAAGCGGTCGAGCGGATTGCGCGGGCCTAG
- a CDS encoding tetratricopeptide repeat protein, translating into MELPWKSAEALCRKGQAYAEQGQYDRAVECYDRAIQQSPSTGAAWYQKGLALTGARNHRAAIECFDQAIRIDPTCARFWQARGQALYEIGEYREAAGSSGQAVKLAPDSAGAWLTRGHALRKIGLTPEAIACYDRVVTLEPNRVDAWLARGTALATERRYEMAIGCYDRVVALEPGNANAWYARGTIETLLSRFEDALASYDRAVAIDPKHTDTWYTKGCTLSALQRYEEAIGCFDRALALRPDDVEAWYNRGRGLQNLERYEEALDCYERAFRINPDYPGIWHHKATTLKKLKRYDLALACFDRALRVNAVDAEIWYQKGLLYFTMKRYGDAVECLSQALKLQPDHTDAEYYRGESYYALGDREAAIECYRAVVRVHPENAIAWNNYGNALYQLEHYEEALVCYERALEIDPENQRVWNNKASVLSVLSHYDKALVCYDQELRAHPENIDAWYNKGLALFVLGRYSDAVTCYTHALDIDPTRVEAWTTKGNALVLLDRSEEALVCYDRVLSLNPDDAEALNGKAVALINLDRPAEAVKYYERLQRLPEWKRKGEQSPGKRNGL; encoded by the coding sequence ATGGAACTCCCCTGGAAGAGCGCCGAGGCCTTGTGCAGGAAGGGACAGGCATACGCCGAGCAGGGGCAGTACGACCGGGCCGTCGAGTGCTACGACCGGGCGATTCAGCAGAGCCCCAGCACCGGCGCCGCCTGGTATCAAAAGGGGCTCGCTCTCACCGGCGCCCGGAACCACCGGGCAGCGATCGAGTGCTTCGACCAGGCGATCCGGATCGACCCGACCTGTGCCCGGTTCTGGCAGGCCCGGGGACAGGCGCTCTACGAGATCGGGGAGTACCGGGAAGCGGCCGGGTCTTCCGGCCAGGCGGTGAAACTCGCACCGGACTCCGCGGGCGCCTGGCTCACCCGGGGCCACGCTCTCCGGAAGATCGGGCTCACCCCCGAGGCAATCGCGTGCTACGACCGGGTGGTCACGCTCGAACCGAACCGGGTTGACGCCTGGCTCGCCCGCGGCACGGCGCTTGCCACCGAACGCCGGTATGAGATGGCGATCGGGTGCTACGACCGGGTGGTCGCGCTTGAACCGGGGAACGCAAACGCCTGGTATGCCAGGGGAACCATCGAGACCCTTCTCTCCCGCTTCGAGGACGCACTCGCATCCTACGATCGGGCCGTCGCCATCGACCCGAAGCACACCGATACCTGGTATACCAAAGGATGCACGCTCTCGGCGCTCCAGCGTTACGAAGAGGCAATCGGATGCTTCGACCGCGCGCTCGCCCTCCGCCCCGACGACGTCGAGGCCTGGTACAACCGGGGCCGGGGACTGCAGAACCTGGAGCGCTACGAAGAGGCACTCGACTGCTACGAGCGGGCGTTCCGGATCAACCCCGATTACCCCGGTATCTGGCATCACAAGGCCACAACGCTGAAGAAACTGAAGCGCTACGACCTCGCGCTCGCCTGCTTTGACCGCGCGCTCCGGGTGAACGCCGTCGACGCGGAGATCTGGTACCAGAAAGGCCTGCTCTACTTCACCATGAAGCGTTACGGGGATGCAGTAGAGTGCCTCAGTCAGGCGCTCAAACTCCAGCCCGACCACACCGACGCGGAATACTACCGGGGCGAGAGTTACTACGCCCTCGGGGACCGTGAGGCTGCGATCGAATGTTACCGGGCCGTGGTCAGGGTGCACCCCGAGAACGCCATCGCCTGGAACAACTACGGCAACGCACTCTACCAGCTCGAGCACTACGAGGAAGCGCTCGTCTGCTACGAGCGGGCGCTCGAGATCGATCCGGAGAACCAGCGAGTCTGGAACAACAAAGCGAGCGTGCTCTCCGTTCTGTCACACTACGACAAGGCGCTCGTCTGCTACGACCAGGAACTCCGGGCACATCCCGAGAACATAGACGCCTGGTACAACAAAGGGCTCGCGCTCTTCGTCCTCGGACGGTACAGCGATGCCGTCACCTGTTATACGCACGCGCTCGATATCGATCCCACGAGGGTCGAGGCCTGGACTACGAAGGGGAACGCTCTCGTGCTCCTGGACCGCTCTGAGGAGGCGCTCGTCTGCTACGATCGGGTTCTCTCCCTCAACCCCGACGACGCCGAAGCCCTCAACGGAAAGGCGGTGGCGCTGATCAATCTCGACCGCCCTGCCGAGGCGGTCAAATACTACGAGAGGCTGCAGCGGCTGCCGGAATGGAAGCGGAAGGGAGAACAAAGTCCGGGAAAAAGGAACGGGCTCTAG
- the radC gene encoding RadC family protein, which produces MRKRMRDTPNHDRPRERLAARGPQALTDAELIALLLGRGTAGRDVWQVAGDVERCLKRAEGCPSYDDLLEIDGVGSAKACEIMACFELGRRYLGDDGVSGHRITRPEDVLPLVAEWRDKKQEYFICLTLNGAGEVIECRVVTVGILNQSLVHPREVFSEAITDRAASVVLVHNHPSGTLEPSTQDIGITRQLVEAGSILGIRVLDHLIVTKNGYASLKELGHL; this is translated from the coding sequence ATGAGAAAGAGGATGCGTGACACCCCGAACCACGATCGTCCACGCGAGAGGCTGGCAGCACGCGGACCACAGGCGCTCACCGATGCCGAACTGATTGCCCTTCTCCTCGGGCGCGGCACGGCGGGGCGGGACGTCTGGCAGGTCGCGGGCGACGTCGAACGCTGCCTGAAGCGTGCTGAAGGCTGCCCTTCGTATGACGATCTCCTCGAGATAGATGGTGTCGGCTCGGCGAAAGCCTGCGAGATCATGGCTTGCTTTGAACTCGGGCGGCGGTATCTCGGGGACGATGGGGTCTCCGGGCACCGGATCACCCGGCCTGAGGACGTCCTCCCGCTGGTCGCGGAGTGGCGGGACAAGAAGCAGGAGTACTTCATCTGTCTCACCTTAAACGGTGCCGGCGAGGTGATCGAGTGCCGGGTGGTCACCGTCGGCATCCTGAACCAGAGCCTCGTCCATCCCCGGGAGGTCTTCTCCGAGGCGATCACCGACCGTGCGGCATCGGTCGTCCTGGTTCACAACCATCCTTCGGGAACTCTTGAGCCGTCGACCCAGGATATCGGGATCACCCGGCAGCTCGTTGAGGCCGGGTCGATCCTCGGCATACGCGTGCTCGACCATCTCATCGTCACGAAGAACGGCTACGCGAGTTTGAAGGAACTCGGGCACCTGTAA
- a CDS encoding YIP1 family protein, with amino-acid sequence MDTGFLRVLLDPGRFFETRMQEKPSLKIPALIALAVGLIGAVSVIPMTDITMAMLPADMQGLGVIMTIFSAGIAFVGGFLAWIIYGFVFHVVSMFFKGQGDLERTLEFTGYGLLPQVFGGIIGTYFSFQLLSGLNIPPLTNPEQMVEFSENLVTILATDPLARIAGIVSILFVIWSANIWIFGMKYARNLSTRNAVLTVGIPVGLYILYILITLAGWL; translated from the coding sequence ATGGACACAGGGTTTCTCCGGGTACTGCTTGATCCCGGGCGGTTCTTTGAGACTCGCATGCAGGAAAAACCAAGCCTGAAGATACCGGCGCTGATCGCACTCGCCGTCGGGCTGATCGGTGCGGTCTCGGTCATACCGATGACGGATATCACCATGGCCATGCTTCCCGCGGATATGCAGGGCCTCGGGGTGATCATGACGATCTTCTCCGCAGGTATTGCCTTCGTCGGCGGGTTCCTCGCGTGGATCATCTACGGCTTCGTCTTCCACGTCGTTTCGATGTTCTTCAAGGGCCAGGGCGACCTCGAGCGGACACTGGAGTTCACCGGCTACGGGCTCCTCCCCCAGGTCTTCGGGGGCATCATCGGAACCTACTTCTCCTTCCAGCTCCTCTCGGGCCTGAACATCCCGCCCCTGACGAACCCCGAGCAGATGGTGGAGTTCTCCGAGAACCTGGTGACCATTCTCGCGACCGATCCCCTGGCGCGGATTGCCGGGATCGTGAGCATCCTCTTCGTGATCTGGAGCGCGAACATCTGGATCTTCGGTATGAAGTACGCACGGAACCTCTCCACGCGGAACGCGGTTCTCACCGTCGGGATACCCGTGGGGCTCTACATCCTCTATATCCTCATCACACTTGCCGGATGGCTGTAA
- a CDS encoding COG1361 S-layer family protein, with protein MKSIYLAIITLLCAAIAVAGPASAAPADLTVTSSSLDPAVLMKGDTGTLTVVVQNNGAEPVAIRSARLHGSGVVPLSDPYPSVGEIGAGNVKTFTFTVRADGGEGTFYPTFVLDFRDGGGSLRYPVPIQVENTPLSASVIKKPDAFAESRTADITVRVGNPRPNAASGVQVIPQGNEFTVTPTGGFIGALAPDASGTVTFNLTPTAETDVTFQVVWRNGINTHTADLVLPVAFGEDKRQADPVITNVEVTPIAGGYRIVGDVMNAGLESARSVLVTPGSPATPIDPFRVYVVGTLDPDDISSFEVTFKTNGTVTEIPVVVEYRDDDGNRYTASTPVGLGGTTAAPLEEREDGGFPLFGIIVVVLVALGVAGAIYYSWKRT; from the coding sequence ATGAAATCGATCTACCTTGCAATCATAACCCTCCTCTGTGCCGCTATCGCGGTTGCCGGCCCGGCCAGCGCCGCCCCTGCGGATCTCACCGTGACCTCCTCGTCGCTCGACCCGGCGGTCCTGATGAAGGGCGACACCGGGACGCTGACGGTTGTCGTCCAGAACAACGGCGCCGAACCTGTCGCCATCAGGAGTGCCCGGCTCCACGGCAGCGGGGTCGTGCCCTTAAGCGACCCCTACCCCTCGGTCGGGGAGATCGGCGCCGGGAACGTCAAGACGTTCACCTTCACCGTCCGGGCTGACGGCGGCGAAGGGACGTTCTACCCGACGTTCGTCCTTGACTTCCGCGACGGTGGCGGCAGTCTCCGCTACCCGGTCCCGATCCAGGTCGAGAACACGCCGCTCAGCGCGTCGGTGATCAAGAAACCGGACGCCTTCGCTGAGTCCCGAACGGCCGACATCACCGTCAGGGTGGGCAACCCGCGGCCGAACGCCGCCTCGGGCGTCCAGGTGATCCCGCAGGGGAACGAATTTACCGTCACCCCGACCGGCGGGTTCATCGGTGCTCTCGCCCCCGACGCGTCCGGGACGGTCACGTTCAACCTGACCCCGACCGCGGAGACGGACGTCACGTTCCAGGTGGTCTGGCGTAACGGGATCAACACCCATACCGCGGATCTCGTGCTGCCGGTCGCCTTCGGCGAGGACAAGCGTCAGGCCGACCCCGTCATCACCAACGTCGAGGTCACGCCGATCGCCGGGGGTTACCGGATCGTGGGCGACGTCATGAACGCCGGCCTCGAGTCTGCCCGGTCGGTGCTGGTCACCCCCGGATCGCCCGCGACGCCCATCGACCCGTTCCGGGTCTATGTCGTCGGAACGCTCGATCCCGACGACATCTCGTCGTTCGAGGTGACGTTTAAGACCAATGGTACCGTGACCGAGATCCCGGTCGTCGTCGAGTACCGGGACGACGACGGAAACCGCTACACCGCCTCGACACCGGTCGGACTCGGCGGCACGACGGCAGCCCCGCTCGAAGAGCGGGAGGACGGCGGGTTCCCGCTCTTCGGGATCATCGTCGTGGTGCTGGTCGCGCTCGGGGTTGCCGGAGCGATCTACTACTCCTGGAAGCGGACGTAA
- a CDS encoding ABC transporter ATP-binding protein codes for MPVIRFENVRKVYPLPAGDVVALNGVDIAIEEGEFVLIMGPSGSGKSTLLNIMGSLDVPTSGEVTIAEKKIGGMDDDDLTLLRRDHIGFVFQQFNLIPLLSIVENVEYPLILKGRQNGTRERAEEVLRAVGIEKTHFTHKPGELSGGQQQRVAIARALVNDPDFLLCDEPTGNLDSKTGTAIMTLLDRMNREEGKTVVMVTHDPRMTEYADRTIRLVDGKVER; via the coding sequence ATGCCGGTCATCCGTTTCGAGAACGTGAGAAAGGTCTACCCTCTTCCGGCGGGCGACGTCGTGGCGCTTAACGGCGTCGATATCGCCATCGAGGAGGGGGAGTTCGTCCTGATCATGGGCCCCTCAGGGTCGGGGAAGTCGACGCTCTTGAACATCATGGGGTCGCTCGACGTCCCGACCTCGGGCGAGGTCACGATCGCCGAAAAAAAGATCGGCGGGATGGACGACGACGATCTGACCCTTCTGCGGCGCGATCATATCGGGTTCGTCTTCCAGCAGTTCAACCTGATCCCGCTCCTCTCGATAGTCGAGAACGTCGAGTATCCCCTGATCCTGAAGGGCCGGCAGAACGGCACCCGCGAGAGGGCGGAAGAAGTCCTCAGGGCGGTCGGGATCGAGAAGACCCACTTCACCCATAAGCCGGGCGAACTCTCCGGCGGGCAGCAGCAGCGCGTGGCGATCGCCCGGGCACTCGTCAACGACCCCGACTTCCTCCTCTGCGACGAACCGACCGGGAACCTGGACTCGAAGACCGGCACCGCCATCATGACCCTCCTTGATAGGATGAACCGCGAGGAGGGCAAGACCGTCGTCATGGTCACCCATGACCCCCGTATGACCGAATACGCCGACCGGACGATCCGGCTCGTCGACGGAAAGGTGGAACGATGA
- a CDS encoding ABC transporter permease, protein MTFFDLARRNVVRHWLRSSLAVIGIVIGVIAIASLGIMGNSIGLMFNDMVSDVGDTVIVSPATGVGGGKLTDREVSDIARAVGSNDVIPFSSTADRLAVGDKESAAMIYAIPAGDIPALLEVESGGYPRDTGGGCLIGSELAANSRENGLKLGARVRIGDETLRVVGVLKERGMGFDINPDYAIVVPYAWYSSHYDEDDYDQAIVKVRDVNNIDAVKESIEQRMNRREDTVTVMDTRGILESVFAATESITVFLAGIGAISLLVAGVSILNVMLMSVTERIKEIGVLRSIGTRRGEVMRMFIYEALLLGIAGALIGGVLSFCAGYVVTAVFVENPDYLFDPTSLLYIVFGMAFGVITSVASGLYPAWKAAQLNPIQALRHE, encoded by the coding sequence ATGACGTTCTTCGACCTCGCCCGCCGGAACGTCGTCCGTCACTGGCTCCGGTCGTCTCTTGCGGTCATCGGGATCGTCATCGGTGTCATCGCGATCGCCTCCCTCGGCATCATGGGCAACAGCATCGGCTTGATGTTCAACGACATGGTCAGCGACGTCGGCGACACCGTCATCGTCTCCCCGGCGACGGGCGTGGGCGGCGGCAAACTCACCGACCGGGAGGTCTCCGATATCGCCCGGGCGGTCGGCTCGAACGACGTCATACCGTTCTCGAGCACCGCCGACAGGTTAGCCGTGGGCGATAAAGAGAGCGCCGCGATGATCTACGCGATCCCCGCCGGGGATATCCCCGCTCTGCTCGAAGTGGAGTCGGGGGGCTACCCGAGGGATACCGGCGGCGGGTGCCTGATCGGGAGCGAGCTTGCCGCGAACAGCAGGGAGAACGGCCTGAAACTCGGTGCCCGGGTCAGGATCGGCGACGAAACCCTCCGTGTCGTGGGCGTGCTCAAGGAACGGGGGATGGGGTTCGACATCAATCCCGACTACGCCATCGTCGTCCCCTACGCCTGGTATTCGAGTCACTACGACGAAGACGATTACGATCAGGCGATCGTGAAGGTCAGGGACGTCAATAACATCGACGCGGTCAAGGAGTCGATCGAGCAGAGGATGAACCGCCGGGAGGACACCGTCACCGTCATGGATACCCGGGGGATTCTCGAGAGCGTCTTTGCGGCCACCGAGTCGATCACGGTCTTTCTCGCAGGGATCGGCGCGATATCGCTCCTCGTCGCCGGCGTCTCGATCCTGAACGTGATGCTGATGTCGGTGACCGAGCGGATCAAGGAGATAGGCGTTCTCCGGAGCATCGGCACCCGCCGGGGCGAGGTGATGCGGATGTTCATCTACGAGGCGCTCCTCCTCGGCATTGCCGGCGCCCTCATCGGGGGCGTGCTCAGTTTCTGCGCCGGCTACGTGGTAACGGCGGTCTTCGTCGAGAACCCCGATTACCTCTTCGACCCGACGAGCCTCCTCTACATCGTCTTCGGGATGGCCTTCGGCGTCATCACGAGCGTGGCATCCGGCCTCTATCCGGCCTGGAAGGCGGCGCAGTTAAACCCGATCCAGGCCCTGCGCCACGAGTGA
- a CDS encoding DUF2953 domain-containing protein — translation MAATLLFFILLVAAVLILALLLALYLVPVTVSMVADCSRERARATATVAWGIVGARVLVADETQAIEILLAERRIVTRDLGEMLAEKPEEKEKKAEERRPARPVREYLDAAGDLWPHIRKILETICRSLRLETLRVDITLGLESPADTGVVYGYCTAARYALWPAEAIEFALIPVFDREVFEGTFILRMQVRRPLLILIAVAKALLKRPVRERLRQVSGRGVPGA, via the coding sequence ATGGCCGCGACCCTTCTTTTCTTCATCCTGCTCGTCGCCGCCGTCCTCATCCTCGCTCTTCTGCTGGCCCTCTACCTGGTTCCGGTGACCGTCTCGATGGTCGCCGACTGCAGCCGGGAGAGAGCCCGGGCGACGGCAACCGTAGCCTGGGGCATCGTGGGGGCGAGGGTTCTGGTCGCCGACGAGACGCAGGCGATCGAGATCCTCCTCGCCGAACGCCGGATCGTGACCCGGGATCTCGGGGAGATGTTGGCGGAGAAACCGGAGGAGAAAGAGAAGAAGGCCGAGGAGAGACGGCCGGCCCGGCCGGTGCGGGAGTACCTCGACGCTGCCGGCGACCTCTGGCCGCATATCCGGAAGATTCTCGAGACCATTTGCCGGTCTCTCCGCCTTGAGACGCTCCGGGTGGATATCACCCTCGGCCTCGAGAGCCCCGCCGACACCGGTGTCGTGTACGGCTACTGCACCGCCGCTCGTTACGCGCTCTGGCCGGCGGAGGCGATCGAGTTTGCGCTGATCCCGGTCTTCGACCGCGAGGTCTTCGAAGGCACCTTCATACTCCGGATGCAGGTTCGCCGCCCGCTCCTGATCCTCATCGCGGTCGCAAAGGCGCTTCTGAAAAGACCGGTGAGAGAACGGCTCCGCCAGGTGTCGGGCAGGGGTGTGCCGGGTGCCTGA
- a CDS encoding spore germination protein GerW family protein — MLQITVDQLARTLCASAVLGAPIEAGERVIIPVAEFGLGFGGGEGSGEKKEGGPAGGSGSASAGGGGISAVALIIITRGVPGPEGIQVVSLKKKSEIAEVISTIGEAVGPHVERVLEKGSEMMQQHKGGRMPGASEGGKEIPIGGEGEA; from the coding sequence ATGCTTCAGATAACCGTCGATCAACTTGCAAGAACACTCTGCGCGAGCGCGGTTCTCGGTGCTCCGATCGAGGCCGGCGAGCGGGTTATCATACCGGTCGCCGAGTTCGGGCTCGGGTTCGGCGGCGGTGAAGGCTCCGGAGAGAAGAAGGAAGGCGGCCCGGCCGGAGGATCCGGCTCCGCGAGCGCCGGAGGCGGCGGCATATCGGCCGTTGCGCTGATCATCATCACCAGGGGTGTCCCCGGGCCCGAAGGCATCCAGGTGGTGTCGCTGAAGAAGAAGAGCGAGATCGCCGAGGTCATCTCGACGATCGGAGAGGCGGTCGGCCCCCACGTCGAGAGGGTGCTCGAGAAGGGCTCCGAGATGATGCAGCAGCACAAGGGCGGCAGAATGCCCGGGGCATCGGAAGGCGGAAAAGAGATCCCGATCGGCGGTGAAGGAGAGGCATAA
- a CDS encoding metal-dependent hydrolase gives MYLLAHAMVGLLIGVVLAAIAGDRRVLALAVLGAVLPDLIDKPLGHILLAGTLDYGRIYFHGLTVLFLVVIAGLILYRYRRRIELFAVAAGMSSHQFLDGMWWHPVEWFWPFLGPLPSHGYPEDYFWESVLRELAQPSEWIFFFLIAGLFAYIYREELTTALTRLADTSLRLALVAALGLAVLATLAVGWRLLP, from the coding sequence ATGTACCTCCTCGCCCACGCCATGGTCGGCCTCCTCATAGGCGTCGTGCTTGCGGCGATCGCCGGCGACCGGCGGGTTCTCGCGCTCGCCGTGCTGGGCGCCGTGCTCCCCGACCTGATCGACAAGCCGCTCGGGCATATCCTCCTCGCCGGAACCCTGGACTACGGCAGGATCTACTTCCACGGCCTCACCGTTCTCTTCCTGGTCGTCATCGCCGGCCTCATCCTCTACCGCTACCGCCGGCGGATCGAGCTCTTCGCCGTCGCCGCCGGGATGTCGAGCCACCAGTTCCTCGACGGGATGTGGTGGCACCCGGTCGAGTGGTTCTGGCCGTTCCTCGGCCCCCTCCCGAGCCACGGCTACCCGGAAGACTACTTCTGGGAGTCGGTTCTCCGGGAGCTCGCCCAGCCAAGCGAATGGATCTTCTTCTTCCTGATAGCGGGGTTGTTCGCCTACATCTACCGTGAGGAACTCACGACCGCCCTCACGCGGCTCGCAGACACCTCGCTACGCCTGGCGCTCGTCGCCGCACTCGGCCTCGCCGTCCTTGCCACGCTGGCCGTGGGCTGGCGTCTCCTGCCCTGA